In Arthrobacter citreus, a single genomic region encodes these proteins:
- a CDS encoding PRD domain-containing protein, whose product MLEPYKMEIKEMILKSEDENKCREILDNLQLLIIEKGMMPTDLQWLSLVSHVSAMVNRSVKIELIQGLNASLFSEVSNASIEMAKLVCDWLPQLHEDEKYLLAIHFETIKNNK is encoded by the coding sequence ATGCTGGAACCATACAAAATGGAAATTAAAGAAATGATTTTAAAAAGTGAAGATGAAAATAAATGTAGAGAAATACTTGATAATTTACAGTTATTAATTATAGAAAAAGGGATGATGCCAACTGATTTACAGTGGCTTTCACTTGTTTCACATGTCTCAGCTATGGTTAACAGAAGTGTAAAAATAGAGTTAATCCAAGGTTTGAATGCATCACTATTTTCAGAGGTATCGAATGCATCAATCGAAATGGCAAAATTAGTTTGTGATTGGCTTCCACAATTACATGAGGATGAAAAGTATTTATTAGCTATTCACTTTGAAACAATAAAAAATAATAAATAA
- a CDS encoding FtsX-like permease family protein: MALKSIKGNKVRAFLTMLGIIIGVSSVIVMVAIGQGSTKEVQDQIGSLGTNVLTVSVTGSDVTFKEDDANQLEKVDGVQAIAPTVSGRVTVKNGETNAQVSMTGTTSSYLKVRDLELQSGRFIADLDNDNHSKIAVLGATTAQTLFGFGSPVGQFVKVNGTSYRVVGVLESVGSSLGSSGDSTIIVPLSTAQRLASTTSIGSVYVKVENEDMVNFTKRRIEQKMFTIIGDEDSYSVSSPEDLMETASSVNKTMTLMLGGSAAISLIVGGIGIMNIMLVSVSERTKEIGIRKAIGAKRGSILLQFLIESMVLSSLGGIIGVGLGVISAQIYTVTTGTTIAFSVPVMLLSFVFSLLVGVVFGVFPANKASKLDPIQALRYE, from the coding sequence ATGGCGCTTAAAAGCATTAAAGGAAATAAAGTAAGAGCGTTCCTAACAATGCTTGGTATTATTATCGGTGTATCCTCCGTAATTGTTATGGTTGCGATTGGGCAAGGATCAACGAAAGAAGTACAAGATCAAATTGGAAGTTTAGGTACAAATGTCCTTACTGTAAGTGTTACAGGTTCGGATGTTACGTTCAAAGAAGATGATGCGAATCAACTTGAGAAAGTCGATGGAGTACAAGCAATTGCTCCGACTGTTTCAGGAAGAGTAACCGTAAAAAATGGAGAAACGAACGCACAAGTTTCAATGACAGGAACAACTTCTTCTTATTTAAAAGTTCGAGATTTAGAGCTACAATCTGGTCGATTTATCGCCGACTTAGATAATGATAACCATTCAAAAATAGCTGTACTTGGTGCAACTACAGCGCAAACATTATTCGGTTTTGGAAGCCCGGTTGGTCAATTTGTTAAGGTCAATGGTACGTCTTACAGAGTTGTTGGGGTTCTTGAATCAGTTGGTAGTTCGTTAGGATCAAGTGGAGACAGTACAATTATTGTTCCTCTTAGCACTGCACAACGCTTAGCATCTACAACTTCAATTGGGTCAGTATATGTTAAAGTAGAAAATGAAGATATGGTTAACTTTACAAAACGTAGAATTGAACAAAAAATGTTTACGATAATTGGTGATGAAGATAGTTATAGTGTGTCTAGTCCTGAAGACTTAATGGAAACAGCTTCATCGGTTAATAAAACTATGACATTAATGCTAGGCGGAAGTGCTGCAATCTCACTAATTGTAGGCGGTATCGGTATTATGAATATTATGCTTGTATCGGTTTCTGAGCGCACAAAAGAAATCGGTATTCGAAAAGCAATTGGAGCAAAACGTGGAAGTATCCTTCTACAGTTCCTTATTGAATCAATGGTATTAAGTTCTCTTGGCGGAATTATAGGCGTAGGACTTGGTGTAATAAGTGCTCAAATATACACTGTAACAACAGGAACGACAATTGCATTCTCTGTTCCAGTTATGCTGTTATCATTTGTATTCTCTTTATTAGTTGGGGTAGTATTTGGTGTTTTTCCAGCCAATAAAGCGTCTAAGCTTGATCCGATTCAAGCCCTTCGATATGAATAA
- a CDS encoding amidohydrolase/deacetylase family metallohydrolase, translating into MLEATIIKNGYVVDPESAKIEKKEVGILEGKFIDPSIIKGQVGYVNYIDAKESYVAPGFIDIHTHVFKDYTYLGIAADEIGINQGVTTIVDAGSTGIEHYEVFKRKIMNTSKTEVLAFLNISKKGLCNGGAELANLEDLMDMAEAEKIFETEASILGLKARMSSSVVKDTGIKPLIHARKLSDALNVPIMVHIGNPPPLIEEILPMLKKGDIVTHAFHGKQKNRIITSNQTLLPAAIDCLNRGVLFDVGHGSASFSFKTLAVYKKKYQYPFSISSDLHIKNYNEPVGSLMQTMSKIRGLGYSLLEVVQAVTSLPAKTLQLNEQGTFAYGTRADVTLFYEKEKSARLIDSEGDALMVEKVIEPYLTIREGRKVFESNAGTIQNGN; encoded by the coding sequence ATGCTTGAAGCCACTATTATAAAAAACGGATATGTTGTTGATCCAGAATCAGCAAAAATCGAAAAAAAAGAGGTTGGTATTTTAGAAGGTAAATTTATTGATCCTTCAATTATTAAGGGACAAGTAGGCTATGTAAACTATATCGACGCTAAGGAATCATATGTGGCACCGGGTTTTATCGATATTCATACTCATGTTTTTAAAGATTATACATATTTAGGAATAGCTGCAGATGAAATAGGAATTAACCAAGGTGTGACAACGATAGTAGATGCGGGAAGCACTGGAATCGAACACTATGAAGTTTTTAAACGGAAAATTATGAATACTAGCAAAACGGAAGTACTAGCTTTTCTAAATATTTCAAAAAAGGGTTTATGTAATGGAGGGGCAGAGTTAGCTAATTTAGAAGATCTAATGGACATGGCAGAAGCTGAAAAAATCTTTGAAACAGAAGCATCCATACTTGGTCTCAAGGCTAGAATGAGTAGCTCAGTTGTGAAAGATACTGGTATTAAACCTTTAATTCATGCAAGAAAATTATCTGATGCATTGAATGTGCCAATTATGGTACATATCGGTAATCCCCCTCCATTAATAGAAGAAATCTTGCCGATGCTAAAAAAGGGAGACATCGTTACACATGCTTTTCATGGTAAACAAAAAAATCGAATCATAACTAGTAATCAAACATTATTACCAGCAGCCATTGATTGTTTAAATAGGGGCGTTTTGTTTGATGTTGGGCACGGCTCTGCTAGTTTTAGCTTTAAAACTCTTGCAGTTTATAAGAAAAAATATCAATATCCTTTTTCAATAAGCAGTGATCTCCATATAAAAAATTATAACGAACCCGTAGGGAGTTTAATGCAGACAATGTCCAAAATTAGAGGACTTGGTTATTCGTTATTAGAAGTTGTGCAGGCAGTAACTAGTCTACCAGCAAAAACTCTTCAATTGAATGAGCAAGGAACATTTGCCTATGGTACAAGAGCTGATGTCACACTATTCTACGAAAAAGAAAAGAGTGCTAGATTAATTGATTCAGAAGGTGATGCACTAATGGTAGAGAAAGTGATTGAACCTTATCTAACTATACGAGAAGGAAGAAAGGTGTTCGAAAGTAATGCTGGAACCATACAAAATGGAAATTAA
- a CDS encoding ABC transporter ATP-binding protein, whose product MIQIKNMTKMYELGGETVMALQSVSLDIHKGDFISIIGPSGSGKSTFMNMIGCLDSPDTGKYLIDSEDVGEMKSSQLATIRNEKIGFIFQNFNLIPKLSAVENVELPLIYRGMKTAERRELALSALKKVGLVDRANHLPTQLSGGQQQRVAIARALAGNPPILLADEPTGALDSKTSQEILEIMNLLNEQGHTIILITHDLEVAKQASRIVRIHDGQLFENGGEWFADTENGA is encoded by the coding sequence ATTATTCAAATTAAAAACATGACGAAGATGTATGAACTTGGTGGAGAAACGGTAATGGCTCTTCAGAGTGTATCCCTCGATATTCATAAGGGCGATTTCATATCAATCATTGGCCCATCTGGTTCAGGAAAGTCAACATTTATGAACATGATCGGATGTTTAGATTCACCAGATACTGGAAAATATTTGATTGATAGTGAAGACGTAGGGGAAATGAAGAGCTCGCAACTAGCGACAATACGAAATGAAAAAATTGGATTTATCTTTCAAAATTTCAATCTTATTCCTAAGCTATCAGCGGTTGAAAATGTAGAACTTCCACTCATTTATAGAGGAATGAAAACAGCTGAAAGAAGAGAACTTGCTCTTTCAGCGTTAAAAAAAGTAGGACTTGTTGATCGTGCGAATCATTTACCTACTCAGTTATCAGGGGGGCAACAGCAGCGTGTCGCAATTGCGCGCGCCCTCGCTGGAAACCCTCCAATTTTACTAGCAGATGAACCAACTGGTGCTCTTGATAGTAAAACTAGTCAGGAAATATTGGAGATTATGAATTTATTAAATGAGCAAGGACACACGATTATTCTTATTACACATGATTTAGAAGTAGCAAAACAAGCAAGCCGAATTGTTCGAATTCACGATGGCCAGCTGTTCGAGAATGGAGGCGAATGGTTTGCAGACACTGAAAATGGCGCTTAA
- a CDS encoding efflux RND transporter periplasmic adaptor subunit, translating into MKKWVIISVIVVVVGGGSGWFIYSKKNNQTQSVMATAQTITAQKGKLEVAVTGSGSVTAVTDQDVTAADTKQIVESVSVTSGESVDKGDTLATFENGDVVTAPKDGEITKVYAVDGNGVTQGKVLFRMEDEDGVTLPITSEDSGSTSGNSSAENTGGSSLVADSVSVKEGDVVKAGATLVTFTDGSILQAPVSGTITSLDVKSGDSVQSSATVAHMTNYSSLETTISVDELDITKVKVGQSVKITASAFEGQSFDGTVTKVSNEGTSTNGVSTFDVTVKIKNPKSLKIGMSTEASILIQSKENALYVPIEAVYKNGNEKYVLVPTSTDGSNQSTEKVTVKTGITNDKSVEITSGLTEGESVEIPSVQSRGNSTGGFMMQGGGFPGGFSGGGFSGGGNFGGRNFERNQTGGGQGGK; encoded by the coding sequence TTGAAAAAGTGGGTTATTATTTCAGTTATTGTTGTAGTAGTAGGGGGAGGTAGTGGTTGGTTCATATATAGTAAGAAGAATAATCAAACCCAAAGTGTTATGGCAACAGCACAAACAATAACAGCGCAAAAAGGGAAGTTAGAGGTAGCTGTTACTGGTTCGGGTTCTGTAACAGCAGTGACTGACCAAGATGTTACAGCGGCAGATACGAAGCAGATTGTGGAAAGTGTAAGTGTTACTTCTGGAGAATCAGTAGATAAAGGTGACACACTTGCAACTTTTGAGAATGGTGATGTTGTGACGGCTCCAAAGGATGGAGAAATCACAAAGGTTTACGCGGTAGATGGTAATGGAGTAACACAAGGAAAAGTACTATTTCGTATGGAAGATGAAGATGGCGTAACTTTACCGATTACAAGTGAAGACAGTGGTAGTACTTCTGGAAATTCAAGTGCTGAGAACACTGGAGGAAGCAGTTTAGTAGCAGATTCGGTGAGTGTGAAGGAAGGCGATGTTGTAAAAGCTGGAGCAACACTTGTAACTTTTACTGATGGAAGCATTCTACAGGCACCGGTTTCTGGGACAATTACAAGTCTTGACGTTAAAAGCGGCGATTCAGTGCAAAGTTCAGCGACAGTTGCACATATGACAAATTACAGTTCTTTGGAAACAACAATTAGCGTTGATGAATTAGATATCACAAAGGTAAAAGTTGGACAATCAGTAAAAATTACAGCAAGTGCCTTTGAAGGTCAATCATTCGATGGAACTGTTACGAAAGTATCAAATGAAGGAACATCGACAAATGGAGTTTCTACATTTGATGTAACTGTAAAAATTAAAAATCCAAAAAGTTTAAAAATTGGTATGTCAACAGAAGCGAGCATTTTAATTCAAAGTAAAGAAAATGCGTTATACGTTCCAATAGAAGCAGTATATAAAAATGGAAATGAAAAATATGTATTAGTTCCTACATCTACTGACGGTTCTAATCAATCTACAGAGAAAGTTACTGTGAAAACTGGTATCACAAATGATAAGAGTGTTGAAATTACAAGTGGATTAACAGAAGGAGAATCTGTTGAAATACCGAGTGTTCAATCCAGAGGTAATTCTACTGGTGGATTTATGATGCAAGGCGGAGGATTCCCAGGTGGCTTCTCAGGTGGAGGCTTCTCAGGCGGCGGTAACTTCGGAGGAAGAAACTTTGAAAGAAATCAAACTGGTGGCGGACAAGGAGGGAAATAA
- a CDS encoding HTH domain-containing protein translates to MVKTLTTREFQIVEKLLRTKNAVRIKDVSEEFCVSDRTIKNDLENVKSWFREQEVNFHAQPNKGIWIECLENERIHLHNKLTHIEKSELFLDQNVRVQRIIGYLLSNSNYVTAQMLADYLNVSRNTVLNDLNQVEEYIDPWQIYLERKQRAGYRIIGEEKHLRFLCEHILKEEISHYDLYQINMYLLDELKNRDLELAIPEEFLFGYALSLHHVRRQIMETDETYTNRSDLITLLIKLMVSIMRLNLGFSLGSYRLLKKEEYTKLQKDFVLQVVENVFAEAELPLLESEFIYISQGMFEEIKQIDLAFVTKQIIKYVSNKERIDYESDLKLYSNLLGHLSLRIHSGTTYRVEINPFAEEINKNHPTLVQAIKEACQLYIGNYVMLAQQSFITFIALHFLVSNQNKLGAKKQAKTLYVCATGHGVARLIKNKVEKEIPGIDIFAYCSIMEVNEICKKEQIDLIISVLPIEANVPVIVVNPIPTKSDLKVIKKAVGKIVSYENRQLDDLLTNGFYKEETESSEMISQEIIVKGYEVYQDIVLEFFNGTDEQNKRNALMMHIFLMVHRCYFDKQYDYFAYNDGKLDWKYESTRLKLREILEKSNLRLNDAELVALLQYFQ, encoded by the coding sequence GTGGTTAAAACGCTTACAACTCGAGAATTTCAAATTGTAGAAAAACTACTTCGGACAAAAAATGCAGTTCGTATTAAAGATGTATCAGAGGAGTTCTGCGTTAGTGATCGGACGATAAAAAACGACTTGGAAAATGTGAAAAGTTGGTTTAGGGAGCAGGAGGTCAACTTTCACGCACAACCAAATAAAGGAATATGGATTGAATGTTTAGAAAATGAGAGAATTCATTTGCATAATAAACTCACTCATATTGAAAAGTCAGAATTATTTCTTGATCAAAATGTTCGAGTACAGCGGATTATTGGCTACTTGCTATCAAATTCAAATTATGTGACAGCACAAATGTTAGCAGATTATTTAAATGTTAGTAGAAATACGGTTTTAAATGATTTAAATCAAGTAGAAGAATATATTGACCCATGGCAGATTTATTTAGAGAGAAAGCAACGAGCAGGTTATCGGATAATCGGTGAGGAGAAGCATTTACGATTTCTATGTGAACATATCTTAAAAGAAGAAATAAGTCACTATGATCTTTATCAGATTAATATGTATTTATTAGATGAATTGAAGAATCGTGATTTAGAATTGGCAATACCCGAGGAATTTTTATTTGGATATGCTTTGTCGTTACATCATGTACGTAGACAAATAATGGAAACTGATGAAACTTATACTAATCGTTCAGATTTAATCACGCTCTTAATAAAATTAATGGTTTCAATTATGAGATTAAATTTAGGATTTTCCTTAGGAAGTTATCGACTATTAAAAAAAGAAGAGTATACAAAACTACAAAAAGATTTCGTACTCCAAGTAGTAGAAAATGTTTTTGCTGAAGCAGAGTTGCCACTACTAGAAAGTGAGTTTATATATATTTCCCAAGGCATGTTTGAGGAAATAAAGCAAATTGATTTAGCATTTGTAACGAAACAAATTATTAAATATGTGAGTAATAAAGAAAGAATCGATTATGAAAGTGATTTGAAATTATACAGTAACTTGTTAGGACATCTATCCCTGCGCATACATAGTGGTACAACTTACCGTGTAGAAATAAATCCATTTGCAGAGGAAATTAATAAAAATCATCCAACTTTAGTCCAAGCTATAAAAGAGGCGTGTCAATTATACATTGGAAATTATGTCATGCTTGCTCAACAGTCATTTATAACATTTATTGCTTTGCATTTCCTAGTTTCAAATCAAAATAAATTAGGAGCAAAGAAACAGGCAAAAACACTTTATGTATGTGCGACGGGTCATGGAGTTGCAAGGCTAATAAAAAATAAAGTAGAAAAAGAAATACCTGGGATTGATATTTTTGCTTATTGTTCAATTATGGAAGTAAATGAAATATGTAAAAAAGAGCAAATTGACTTAATTATTAGCGTTCTTCCAATTGAGGCAAATGTTCCTGTAATTGTTGTTAATCCAATACCAACAAAAAGTGATTTAAAGGTAATAAAAAAGGCAGTTGGAAAAATTGTTAGTTATGAGAATAGGCAATTAGATGATTTATTAACAAATGGATTTTATAAGGAAGAAACAGAAAGCAGCGAAATGATCAGTCAAGAAATTATCGTAAAAGGTTATGAAGTGTATCAAGATATAGTTCTTGAATTTTTCAATGGTACAGATGAACAAAATAAAAGGAATGCATTAATGATGCATATTTTTTTAATGGTGCATCGATGTTACTTTGATAAACAATATGATTACTTTGCCTATAACGATGGAAAATTAGATTGGAAATACGAGAGTACAAGATTAAAATTACGAGAAATCCTAGAGAAAAGTAATTTACGCTTGAATGATGCTGAATTAGTAGCATTATTACAATACTTTCAATAA
- a CDS encoding amidohydrolase, translating into MQTLALDKLVEQTKEEVIAWRRHFHQYPELSFHEEKTAQYVYDTLQSFGNLELSRPTKTSVMARLIGSQPGKVLAIRADMDALPIEEESTFEFASKNPGVMHACGHDGHTAMLLGTAKILTSLKDDIKGEVRFLFQHAEELFPGGAEEMVQVGVMDGVDMVIGAHLWAPMKLGKVGVAYGPMMAAPDTFYITVEGKGGHAALPHDTIDSIAVAAQVVTNLQHIVSRNTDPLDNLVLSVTQFVAGTTHNVIPGSVEICGTVRSFDAELRKSVPALMERVVKGITEAHGAQYKFKYEFGYRPVINNDQLTKAIEETVLEVFGEETLELMKPNMGGEDFSAYQQKAPGTYFYVGAGNKEKDIVYPHHHARFTIDEDALEIGVNTFVHATFKLLD; encoded by the coding sequence ATGCAAACATTAGCATTAGACAAATTAGTAGAACAAACAAAAGAGGAAGTAATTGCGTGGAGAAGACATTTTCACCAATATCCAGAGTTATCTTTTCATGAAGAAAAAACAGCCCAATATGTGTATGATACACTTCAATCTTTCGGCAATTTAGAATTATCTCGACCAACAAAGACAAGTGTTATGGCTCGACTGATTGGATCGCAGCCTGGAAAGGTGTTAGCTATTCGCGCTGATATGGATGCTTTACCGATCGAGGAGGAAAGCACTTTTGAATTTGCTTCTAAAAATCCAGGTGTGATGCATGCTTGTGGGCACGATGGTCATACTGCAATGCTACTAGGAACGGCAAAGATTTTAACTAGTTTAAAAGACGATATTAAAGGTGAAGTTCGCTTTTTGTTTCAACACGCTGAAGAATTGTTTCCTGGTGGTGCCGAGGAAATGGTACAAGTTGGTGTAATGGATGGAGTAGATATGGTGATTGGCGCACATCTTTGGGCTCCTATGAAACTAGGTAAAGTAGGAGTAGCATATGGTCCGATGATGGCTGCACCCGATACTTTCTATATCACAGTAGAAGGTAAAGGTGGACATGCAGCACTTCCTCATGACACGATCGATTCAATTGCTGTTGCTGCCCAGGTTGTAACCAATCTTCAACATATCGTTTCAAGAAATACAGATCCACTTGATAATCTAGTTTTATCTGTTACTCAATTTGTTGCTGGTACAACCCATAATGTAATTCCAGGATCAGTTGAAATATGTGGAACCGTTCGTAGTTTCGATGCTGAACTTAGAAAATCGGTTCCTGCACTTATGGAGCGAGTTGTAAAAGGAATAACGGAGGCACATGGTGCACAATACAAATTTAAATATGAGTTCGGATACCGCCCAGTTATCAATAATGATCAACTTACGAAGGCGATTGAAGAAACTGTTCTGGAAGTGTTTGGTGAAGAGACTCTTGAACTAATGAAACCAAACATGGGAGGCGAAGATTTCTCTGCATACCAACAAAAGGCTCCGGGAACTTATTTCTATGTAGGAGCGGGAAACAAAGAAAAAGATATCGTCTATCCGCATCATCATGCTCGTTTTACAATAGATGAGGACGCATTAGAAATTGGTGTAAACACATTTGTTCATGCTACATTTAAGCTTTTAGATTAA
- a CDS encoding DUF4311 domain-containing protein — METLTILFKAAIVGALTGFSIGAGAARMFHTPKVQGLGSFRTLGELNSCAGDSISHFTFGLGFFFKAWASAVGVGAITSETDHRVLPHWTAAIALRGKKNPEETLHNPKKMGIIGAIVGAITVSFLCTTASAIPDSLQVVAMKVLAPAANLLIVYVMPAIFWLAAIDAGKRSGFWGTLFGGIAQLIMGNAVPGVVLGILLGKGVDDLGWSRATKTIFTTIIILFILSAFFRGSDLTLLQQMHMKIPNWLTHLHKFAGQEVK; from the coding sequence ATGGAAACGCTAACGATTTTATTTAAAGCAGCGATAGTAGGTGCGTTAACGGGTTTTTCAATCGGAGCAGGGGCTGCCCGAATGTTTCATACGCCTAAAGTACAAGGCTTAGGATCTTTTCGTACTTTAGGGGAGTTAAACTCATGCGCAGGAGATAGTATTTCACACTTTACATTCGGATTAGGATTCTTTTTCAAAGCATGGGCTTCTGCGGTTGGAGTAGGTGCAATAACTTCTGAAACAGATCACCGCGTGTTGCCACATTGGACAGCAGCAATTGCTTTAAGAGGAAAAAAGAATCCTGAAGAAACTTTGCATAATCCTAAAAAAATGGGGATCATCGGAGCGATAGTAGGTGCGATTACTGTGTCCTTTTTATGTACAACAGCATCGGCAATACCGGATTCTTTACAAGTTGTAGCTATGAAAGTACTGGCACCTGCTGCCAATTTACTAATTGTTTATGTCATGCCGGCAATATTTTGGCTCGCAGCAATCGATGCCGGAAAACGTAGCGGATTTTGGGGAACCCTTTTCGGTGGTATTGCACAATTAATTATGGGAAATGCTGTTCCAGGAGTAGTTTTAGGGATTTTACTTGGAAAAGGTGTAGATGACTTAGGCTGGAGTCGAGCAACGAAAACAATATTTACTACAATCATCATTTTATTTATTCTAAGTGCGTTTTTCCGAGGTAGTGACTTAACATTACTTCAACAAATGCATATGAAGATACCAAATTGGTTAACCCACTTACACAAATTTGCTGGTCAAGAGGTGAAATGA
- a CDS encoding sodium:solute symporter: protein MNSALIIIFLFLAVSIFLGIQARKGKDMNLEQWSVGGRGFGTIFVFLLMAGEIYTTFTFLGGSGWAYGKGGPTYYITAYGALAYIMSYWLLPKIWKYAKENNLMSQPDFFASKYKSKALGVLVSLVGVAAVIPYLVLQLKGLGSIVSEASYGLISPTVAIWIGAISVTIYVMISGIHGSAWTAALKDIMILVVVLFLGIYLPYHYYGGFQAMFEAVDKAKPGFLTLPKEGLSVSWFNSTVLLTAIGFYMWPHTFGSIYSAKSENVFRRNAIIMPLYQLVLLFVFFVGFAAILQVPGLQGPAADLSLLKLSKQSFNPWFVGIIGGAGVLTAIVPGSMILMASATLISKNIYKVFVPSASEKQVATLAKYLVPAVALFAVYFTFNGGTSLVTLLLMGYSLVTQLFPTLICSLMKNNFVTKQGAFAGILTGVATVTYVTISNTTIGTLFPSLPQYIKDMNIGVIGLVVNLVFLVVVSLLTKNIAVQSKKEIVA from the coding sequence ATGAATAGTGCATTAATTATAATATTTCTCTTTCTAGCAGTATCAATCTTTCTAGGGATTCAAGCTAGGAAAGGGAAGGACATGAATCTTGAGCAATGGAGTGTTGGAGGAAGAGGATTTGGTACAATTTTTGTCTTTCTTCTTATGGCTGGTGAAATCTATACAACCTTTACATTCCTAGGTGGAAGTGGTTGGGCGTACGGAAAAGGAGGACCAACCTACTATATCACTGCTTACGGTGCTCTTGCTTATATTATGTCTTATTGGTTGCTGCCAAAAATTTGGAAATACGCAAAAGAAAATAATTTAATGTCTCAACCAGACTTTTTCGCAAGTAAATACAAAAGTAAAGCACTTGGAGTTTTAGTTTCACTTGTTGGTGTAGCTGCTGTTATTCCTTACCTGGTTCTACAATTAAAAGGTTTGGGGAGCATTGTTTCAGAAGCTTCTTATGGATTGATTTCACCAACTGTTGCGATTTGGATCGGTGCAATTTCTGTAACAATATACGTGATGATATCTGGTATCCATGGATCTGCTTGGACTGCAGCATTAAAGGATATTATGATTCTAGTTGTTGTACTTTTTCTAGGAATCTATCTTCCTTATCATTATTATGGTGGGTTTCAAGCGATGTTTGAAGCAGTTGATAAAGCAAAACCAGGTTTTCTAACTCTTCCAAAAGAGGGATTAAGTGTATCTTGGTTTAATTCTACAGTTCTTTTAACAGCTATAGGTTTCTATATGTGGCCTCATACATTTGGCTCTATTTACTCAGCTAAAAGTGAAAACGTATTTCGTAGAAATGCTATTATAATGCCTTTATATCAACTTGTATTGCTTTTTGTGTTCTTCGTAGGATTTGCAGCTATTCTTCAAGTTCCTGGATTACAAGGTCCAGCTGCCGATCTTTCTTTATTAAAATTAAGTAAACAATCTTTTAACCCATGGTTTGTCGGAATCATTGGAGGAGCAGGCGTATTGACTGCAATTGTACCTGGTTCAATGATTTTAATGGCATCTGCTACATTAATTTCAAAAAATATTTATAAAGTGTTTGTACCTTCTGCTTCAGAAAAGCAAGTTGCTACTTTAGCCAAATACCTTGTTCCTGCCGTTGCTCTATTCGCAGTGTATTTCACATTTAACGGTGGAACTTCATTAGTAACCCTACTTTTAATGGGATACAGTCTAGTTACTCAACTATTCCCAACTCTTATCTGTAGTTTAATGAAAAATAACTTTGTAACGAAACAAGGAGCATTTGCTGGTATTCTTACTGGAGTTGCAACAGTTACTTATGTCACTATAAGTAATACAACAATCGGAACATTATTCCCATCACTGCCTCAATACATTAAAGATATGAATATTGGTGTTATTGGTTTAGTTGTAAATCTTGTATTTTTAGTTGTTGTAAGCTTACTTACTAAAAATATTGCGGTTCAAAGTAAGAAAGAAATTGTTGCTTAG
- a CDS encoding DUF4312 family protein, whose product MMLTKEVHVEVTSSGQSKEQAIGLALNQVQKKLVKDNSQIIIRIEPLSVGVIEAKEIIYTERFLFFFFPRERRKYEYKLDIKVSVSMLNVDEIQHETHVQKNNIPEFIKYKVKKVR is encoded by the coding sequence ATGATGTTAACAAAAGAAGTGCATGTTGAAGTGACTTCTTCTGGTCAATCAAAAGAACAGGCAATTGGTTTGGCACTTAATCAAGTCCAAAAAAAGTTAGTAAAAGATAATTCTCAAATTATTATACGAATCGAGCCTTTAAGTGTCGGAGTAATTGAAGCAAAAGAAATTATCTATACAGAACGCTTCTTATTTTTTTTCTTTCCAAGGGAAAGAAGAAAGTACGAATATAAATTAGATATAAAAGTTAGTGTATCGATGTTAAATGTTGATGAAATTCAGCATGAAACACATGTTCAAAAGAATAATATCCCCGAGTTTATAAAATACAAAGTGAAAAAAGTTAGGTAG
- a CDS encoding DUF3311 domain-containing protein yields MKIYHLLALIPFIAILGFSSWANHVEPYVLGMPFLLFWVVLWTVISTPIMWIIFKLDSTNKEGR; encoded by the coding sequence TTGAAAATCTATCATTTATTAGCACTTATTCCATTTATTGCTATTCTCGGTTTTTCATCTTGGGCAAATCATGTTGAACCATATGTATTAGGAATGCCATTTCTTCTTTTTTGGGTTGTGTTATGGACTGTTATTTCAACGCCAATTATGTGGATTATCTTCAAATTAGATTCGACAAATAAGGAGGGCAGATAA